In the Mycolicibacter sp. MU0102 genome, one interval contains:
- a CDS encoding nitronate monooxygenase has product MAFSFSELTVPLIGAPMAGGPSTPALAAAVSEAGGLGFVAGGYRTAQQLAEEITSARAATSGPIGVNLFVPQPSGADVVLLDEYADLLDPLAEHYGVELGRPRFGDDDCWPEKLEVIADLRPTVVSFTFGTPSPDEMQVLRALRILTVVTVTSAYEAGVALGHGAEALVVQGPKAGGHRGTFAPDVHPGTDSLEHVLAEIAHAHGQVPLVAAGGLGTAADVAGVLGGGVVAAQVGTALLLAHEAGTNPTHRAALTNPEFTNTTVTCAFSGRYARGLENDFTRAFEDVAPVGYPEINHMTTPIRAAAVALDDPHGTSLWAGTAYRTVRSAAAADIIADLASG; this is encoded by the coding sequence ATGGCGTTCAGCTTCTCCGAACTCACAGTCCCATTGATCGGCGCGCCGATGGCCGGCGGTCCCAGCACACCGGCGCTGGCGGCCGCGGTGTCGGAGGCCGGCGGGCTGGGGTTCGTCGCTGGGGGTTATCGCACCGCCCAACAGTTGGCCGAGGAGATCACCTCGGCGCGCGCGGCCACCAGCGGTCCGATCGGTGTCAATCTGTTTGTGCCCCAACCCAGCGGCGCTGACGTGGTGTTGCTCGACGAATACGCCGATCTCCTGGATCCGCTGGCCGAGCATTACGGCGTAGAGCTGGGCCGGCCCCGCTTCGGCGACGACGACTGCTGGCCGGAGAAGCTCGAGGTGATCGCCGACCTGCGGCCCACGGTGGTGTCGTTTACGTTCGGGACGCCGTCGCCCGACGAGATGCAAGTGCTGCGGGCGTTGCGCATCCTGACGGTGGTCACGGTGACGTCGGCCTACGAAGCCGGCGTCGCCCTCGGACATGGCGCCGAGGCACTGGTGGTGCAGGGCCCCAAGGCGGGCGGACATCGGGGCACATTTGCACCGGACGTGCACCCGGGCACTGACTCGCTGGAGCATGTGCTGGCGGAGATCGCCCACGCCCATGGCCAGGTCCCGTTGGTGGCGGCGGGTGGGCTCGGTACCGCGGCCGACGTGGCCGGGGTGCTGGGTGGCGGCGTGGTCGCGGCCCAGGTCGGTACCGCGCTGTTGCTGGCCCACGAAGCCGGGACCAATCCGACACACCGTGCGGCACTGACCAATCCGGAATTCACCAACACCACGGTGACGTGTGCGTTCTCCGGCCGCTACGCACGCGGCCTGGAGAACGACTTCACCCGCGCCTTCGAGGACGTGGCTCCGGTGGGATACCCGGAGATCAACCACATGACCACCCCGATCCGGGCGGCGGCCGTGGCCCTGGACGACCCGCATGGGACGAGCCTGTGGGCCGGGACCGCCTACCGGACCGTTCGGTCGGCGGCGGCCGCCGACATCATCGCCGACTTGGCATCGGGCTGA
- a CDS encoding M16 family metallopeptidase, with amino-acid sequence MPRLPKADIAAPTRASLRRTTLPGGLRVVTEYLPAVRSASVGVWVGVGSRDEGATVAGAAHFLEHLLFKATPTRTAAGIAQAMDAVGGELNAFTGKEHTCYYAHVLDTDLELAVALVSDVVLNGSCAAADVDLERDVVLEELAMRDDDPEDALGDVFLSTLFGDHPIGRPVIGNVDSVSSMTRAQLRSFHQRRYTPERMVVAVAGNIDHDTVVALVREHFGHRLIRGEKPAEPRRGTSRVPGRPGLTVVNRDADQTHMSLGVRAPGRYWQHRQALAVLNTALGGGLSSRLFQQVRETRGLAYSIYSSVDTFADAGALSVYTACQPDRFAEVAAVTTEVLESVARDGITADECRIAKGSLRGGLVLGLEDSGSRMNRLGRNELNYGRHRPIARTLRELSAVTVDEVNAVARQLLRQPYGVAVLGPYRSKGALPSRLRALAG; translated from the coding sequence ATGCCGCGGCTACCGAAAGCTGACATCGCGGCGCCAACGCGCGCCTCATTGCGACGCACCACTTTGCCGGGCGGACTGCGGGTAGTCACTGAGTACCTGCCTGCGGTTCGTTCGGCGTCGGTGGGCGTCTGGGTCGGCGTCGGATCGCGCGACGAGGGCGCCACGGTGGCCGGGGCGGCGCACTTCCTGGAGCACCTGCTGTTCAAGGCGACCCCGACCCGCACGGCGGCGGGCATCGCTCAGGCGATGGACGCGGTCGGCGGTGAGCTCAATGCCTTCACCGGCAAAGAGCACACCTGCTATTACGCCCACGTGCTCGACACCGATCTGGAGCTGGCCGTCGCGCTGGTGAGCGATGTGGTGCTCAACGGGTCCTGCGCGGCTGCCGACGTCGACCTCGAACGCGACGTGGTTCTCGAGGAACTCGCGATGCGCGATGACGATCCCGAGGACGCGCTGGGTGATGTGTTCTTGTCGACGCTGTTCGGCGACCATCCGATCGGCCGGCCGGTGATCGGCAATGTCGACTCGGTGTCGTCGATGACCCGCGCACAGCTGCGGTCGTTCCACCAGCGCCGCTACACACCGGAGCGCATGGTGGTCGCGGTTGCCGGCAACATCGACCATGACACGGTCGTGGCGCTGGTGCGGGAACACTTCGGGCATCGCCTGATTCGAGGCGAGAAGCCCGCCGAGCCGCGGCGCGGCACTTCCCGGGTGCCGGGCAGGCCCGGGCTGACCGTGGTCAACCGCGACGCCGATCAGACGCACATGTCTCTGGGGGTACGTGCACCCGGACGCTATTGGCAGCACCGTCAGGCGCTGGCGGTGCTCAACACGGCTCTGGGTGGGGGCTTGAGTTCCCGGCTATTCCAACAGGTTCGGGAAACCCGCGGCCTGGCCTACTCGATCTACTCGTCGGTGGACACCTTCGCGGACGCCGGCGCGCTGTCGGTCTACACCGCATGCCAGCCGGACCGGTTCGCCGAGGTAGCAGCCGTGACCACCGAGGTGCTCGAATCGGTGGCGCGCGATGGGATCACTGCCGACGAGTGTCGGATCGCCAAAGGATCGTTGCGCGGGGGATTGGTGCTGGGGCTGGAGGATTCCGGTTCCCGGATGAACCGGCTGGGTCGTAACGAGTTGAACTATGGCCGGCATCGGCCCATCGCGCGCACCCTGCGGGAACTGTCCGCGGTCACCGTCGACGAGGTCAACGCCGTGGCCCGCCAGCTGTTGCGCCAGCCCTACGGCGTCGCCGTTCTGGGTCCGTACCGCTCGAAAGGGGCGCTGCCATCCCGTCTGCGGGCGCTCGCCGGCTGA